Proteins co-encoded in one Quercus robur chromosome 8, dhQueRobu3.1, whole genome shotgun sequence genomic window:
- the LOC126695362 gene encoding uncharacterized protein LOC126695362, with amino-acid sequence MSETRPVPRRESPWGLPEGDNRQPKAHRCNDRAEDVIQACFEGNPFSTVPGPFKLFWRCMRSKPGEEPTEPYTYLQLDPPKREVKLE; translated from the exons aTGAGCGAGACGAGACCAGTGCCGAGGAGAGAGAGCCCATGGGGATTGCCAGAAGGGGATAATCGTCAACCAAAGGCCCATCGATGCAATGACCGAGCCGAGGATGTCATCCAA GCTTGTTTTGAGGGAAACCCGTTTAGTACAGTTCCAGGACCTTTCAAGCTCTTCTGGCGATGCATGCGTTCTAAACCCGG GGAGGAACCGACAGAACCATATACCTATTTGCAGTTGGATcccccaaaaagagaggtgaaACTTGAGTAA
- the LOC126695361 gene encoding septum-promoting GTP-binding protein 1 yields MTQHGQQLAQLSLRRRIHRRLLILRRWFRRVLNQILRCPPLKKPIRYRMLARGTVTSSSIGTPEGGFASVENENVTPVYHHHSHDKDSDLVALKISLLGDYQIGKTSFLVKYVGQEQEALQNKGLNMMDKTLLVGGARISYCIWEVEGDKMSRDHIPAACKDSVAMLFMFDLTSRCTLNNIIKWHQEARKWNQTAIPVLIGTKFDEFIQLPIDLQWTIASQARKLAKALNATLFFSSATYNINVNKIFKFITAKLFDLPWTVERNLTVGEPIIDF; encoded by the exons atgacACAACATGGCCAACAATTAGCTCAACTCAGCCTTAGGAGGAGGATTCATCGTCGCCTTTTAATCCTCCGGCGATGGTTTCGACGTGTGTTGAATCAAATTCTCAGATGTCCCCCCCTAAAGAAACCAATCCGGTACCGCATGCTAGCACGTGGCACGGTGACATCTTCATCTATAGGCACCCCAGAGGGTGGCTTTGCTTCTGTGGAGAATGAGAATGTGACACCCGTGTATCATCATCATAGCCATGACAAGGACTCGGATTTGGTTGCCTTGAAGATAAGTCTTTTGGGTGATTACCAAATTGGAAAGACTAGTTTCctg GTGAAGTATGTAGGGCAAGAACAGGAAGCCCTGCAAAATAAAGGACTAAATATGATGGATAAAACATTATTGGTTGGAGGTGCACGTATTTCTTATTGTATTTGGGAAGTAGAAG GTGATAAAATGTCTCGAGATCACATTCCTGCTGCTTGCAAGGACTCTGTTGCAATGTTGTTCATGTTTGATCTAACAAGTCGGTGTACGTTAAATAa TATCATAAAGTGGCATCAAGAAGCAAGAAAATGGAATCAG ACTGCAATTCCTGTTTTAATTGGAACAAAGTTTGATGAATTCATCCAACTCCCCATAGATTTGCAATGGACGATCGCAAGTCAG GCAAGAAAATTAGCAAAGGCCCTCAATGCAacccttttcttttcaagtGCAACCTACAACATCAACGTGAATAAGATCTTCAAGTTCATCACTGCAAAGCTCTTTGACCTACCATGGACTGTGGAGAGGAATTTGACTGTGGGAGAGCCCATTATTGATTTTTAG
- the LOC126695363 gene encoding uncharacterized protein LOC126695363, whose protein sequence is MGASLKLIDAVLFVFFMVIALAAPLIDAQTCLPLSLFPDLLLDLKNWYAREYGDYLVAEKPDFFVGIVWLELFFQWPLSLLNLYAILARKPWFNTTCLIYGASCLTSMVTILSELIGSHKASDKLLMMYFPFLGFGVLAILRGLMPHSGRTTSTIGKRPLLGRKKRV, encoded by the exons ATGGGTGCATCGCTGAAGCTGATAGACGCGGTGCTGTTTGTGTTTTTCATGGTGATCGCATTGGCAGCGCCACTGATAGACGCGCAGACTTGTCTTCCTCTGAGCTTGTTCCCTGACTTGCTCCTCGACCTCAAGAACTGGTATGCCCGCGAGTATGGAGACTATTTGGTAGCCGAGAAGCCCGATTTCTTCGTTGGGATTGTGTGGCTCGAGCTTTTTTTCCAGTGGCCGCTTTCTCTTCTCAATTTGTATGCTATTCTGGCTCGGAAGCCTTGGTTTAATACTACTTGCTTGATCTATGGGGCCTCTTGCTTAACTTCCATG GTTACTATATTATCCGAACTAATTGGGTCTCACAAGGCGTCTGATAAGCTATTGATGATGTACTTCCCTTTCTTGGGTTTTGGTGTTTTAGCTATTCTGCGTGGTCTGATGCCACACTCTGGCAGGACTACTTCAACTATTGGCAAGAGACCTCTACTGGGTAGGAAAAAGAGGGTTTGA
- the LOC126693972 gene encoding tryptophan synthase beta chain 1-like: protein MAISTNHVTSLSKPCISSFTTLKVLSKPNNYFHLGRSEFKRSSISCNVTAEASTLTINAKENDFKTLQRPNSVGRFGKFGGKYVPETLIPALTELEAAYHAIAVDQDFQKELEGILKDYVGRESPLYFAERLTEHYRRPNGEGPHIYLKREDLNHTGSHKINNAIGQVLLAKRLGKKRIIAETGAGQHGVATATVCARFGLECIVYMGAQDMERQALNVFRMKLLGAEVRGVHAGTATLKDATSEAIRDWVTNVDSTHYILGSVAGPHPYPMMVREFHAIIGKETRRQALEKWGGKPDVLVACVGGGSNAMGLFHEFVDDFDVRLIGVEAAGHGLDSDKHAATLTKGEVGVLHGAMSFLLQDDDGQIIEPHSISAGLDYPGVGPEHSFLKERGRAEYHSATDDEALEAFKRVSRLEGIIPALETSHALAYLEKLCPSLPDKTKVVLSCSGRGDKDVHTAIKHLQV, encoded by the exons ATGGCCATTTCCACAAACCATGTTACGTCTCTTTCCAAACCATGTATCTCTTCCTTCACCACCCTCAAAGTCCTGTCAAAACCCAACAATTATTTCCATCTGGGTCGATCAGAATTCAAGCGTTCTTCCATCTCTTGCAACGTCACAGCTGAAGCTTCAACCCTTACCATCAATGCCAAAGAGAATGATTTCAAAACTTTACAGAGACCTAATTCTGTGGGTAGGTTTGGAAAATTTGGTGGAAAGTACGTCCCTGAAACTCTTATCCCTGCTCTCACCGAGCTTGAGGCCGCATATCATGCCATTGCAGTCGATCAAGATTTCCAG AAAGAACTAGAAGGAATATTGAAAGACTATGTTGGACGTGAAAGCCCTCTTTACTTTGCTGAGCGGCTTACAGAACATTACAGACGTCCTAATGGCGAGGGCCCTCATATATATTTGAAGAGAGAAGATCTTAACCATACTGGATCTCACAAAATCAACAATGCAATTGGTCAAGTTTTGCTTGCCAAACGTTTGGGGAAAAAGCGTATAATTGCTGAAACAGGAGCTGGTCAGCATGGAGTTGCCACTGCTACTGTATGTGCTCGATTTGGTTTGGAGTGTATTGTCTACATGGGTGCCCAAGATATGGAAAGGCAAGCCCTTAATGTTTTTAGAATGAAGCTTCTGGGGGCTGAG GTTAGAGGAGTCCATGCTGGGACAGCAACTCTTAAGGATGCTACATCAGAGGCTATTCGAGATTGGGTAACTAATGTAGATTCAACGCATTATATCTTGGGGTCTGTTGCAGGGCCACATCCATATCCCATGATGGTCAGAGAATTCCATGCAATAATTGGGAAAGAAACAAGAAGACAGGCGTTGGAAAAATGGGGTGGGAAGCCAGATGTGCTGGTTGCCTGTGTTGGTGGAGGTTCTAATGCAATGGGACTCTTCCATGAATTTGTCGATGACTTCGATGTCAGGCTCATTGGTGTTGAGGCTGCAGGTCATGGATTAGATAGTGACAAGCATGCGGCCACCTTGACAAAAGGAGAAGTTGGAGTATTGCATGGGGCTATGAGCTTTTTGTTGCAAGATGATGATGGACAAATAATTGAACCTCATTCAATTAGCGCTGG TTTGGATTACCCTGGCGTTGGCCCAGAGCATAGCTTTCTAAAGGAGAGAGGGCGTGCTGAATACCACAGCGCAACTGATGATGAGGCTTTAGAAG CCTTCAAGAGAGTGTCCAGATTGGAGGGCATAATTCCAGCTCTGGAGACATCACATGCATTGGCTTACCTAGAGAAGCTTTGTCCTTCTTTACCAGACAAAACAAAGGTAGTCCTGAGCTGCAGTGGCAGGGGTGACAAAGATGTTCACACAGCCATTAAACATTTGCAAGTTTAA